AAGACCGGTGCGCTGATCCGCGCTGCCGTCCGTGCCGGCGGCCTTCTGGGTGGAGCACGGCCGCAGCAGTTGCGTCAATTGACACGCTATGGAGAACTCATCGGCCTCGCTTTCCAGGTTGCCGATGACATCTTGGACGCAGAGGGTCCCACCGCCCTCACGGGAAAGGACAGCGGGCGCGATCAGATGCTACACAAGGCAACTTTCCCGGCCGTGCTGGGATTGCCGGCAGCGAAGGAACGGGCTCAAGAGTTGCTCGCTGACGCGCTACGGGCGCTGCGCTCGTTCGATCACCCAGCCGAACCGCTGCGTGAGATTGCGCGCTTCGTCGTGGCGCGTGCCTGTAGCGCCTGATGCCCGCGAAACGCGAACGCCTCGACAAGCTACTGGTTGACCGTGGCCTGGTCGGCAGCCGCGAACGCGCCCGGCGGCTCATCATGTCGGGAGAGGTCTGGGTTGCCGGCCAGCGCGTCGACAAGCCCGGGGCGCTGGTGCCCGTAGATGCCACGCCGGAAGTCCGTGGCGCAGATATTCCATTCGTCAGCCGCGGTGGTCTCAAACTCGACGCCGCGCTGACGCATTGGAACATCGACGTTCGCGGCCTCATTGCAGTCGATGTCGGCGCGTCGACCGGCGGCTTCACCGATTGCCTGCTGCAGCGGGGCGCGCGGCACGTCTTCGCCATCGACGTCGGCTACGGTCAGTTCGCGTGGGCGCTGCGCCAGGATCCGCGCGTCACGCTGTTTGAGCGCGCCAACATCCGCGCCTTCGACCCGGTGAAGCTTCCGGAGCTGGCGGAGCTGGCCGTGATCGATGTGTCCTTCATCTCGTTACGCCTGGTGCTTCCGGCCGTAATCAAGCTGGTCGTCCCGGGCGCGATCATTCTGCCGCTAGTGAAGCCGCAATTCGAAGTCGGCAGAGCAGAGGTCGGCAAAGGCGGAGTGGTCCGCGATCCGAAACTGCAGGAATCTGCAGTCGACACTGTCAGCAACTGCGGCAAGGCGCTAGGCCTCACCTACCACGGGGATTGCCCGTCGCCGATAAAGGGCCCGAAAGGCAATCAGGAATTTCTTCTGTACTTCACCGTGCCGTCGGCACAATAAAAAGGGGAGGAGCTAATCGCTCCTCCCCTCATGTGCTCAACCGAACGTCTAGTTACTTAGCGCCCGGCCCGTGCCATACGCGCCAGCATCCAGGCCATCGAGAGACCGAGGCCGGCA
This DNA window, taken from Candidatus Binatia bacterium, encodes the following:
- a CDS encoding TlyA family RNA methyltransferase, coding for MPAKRERLDKLLVDRGLVGSRERARRLIMSGEVWVAGQRVDKPGALVPVDATPEVRGADIPFVSRGGLKLDAALTHWNIDVRGLIAVDVGASTGGFTDCLLQRGARHVFAIDVGYGQFAWALRQDPRVTLFERANIRAFDPVKLPELAELAVIDVSFISLRLVLPAVIKLVVPGAIILPLVKPQFEVGRAEVGKGGVVRDPKLQESAVDTVSNCGKALGLTYHGDCPSPIKGPKGNQEFLLYFTVPSAQ